The Huiozyma naganishii CBS 8797 chromosome 6, complete genome genome includes a window with the following:
- the MDG1 gene encoding Mdg1p (similar to Saccharomyces cerevisiae CRP1 (YHR146W) and MDG1 (YNL173C); ancestral locus Anc_2.81), with protein MAEEYTFMWGTGPTGVVITGDFDGWVGTTHMEFNEGHQKFEAVLPVSFDSDGRFVFKFVVDGEWAVSQDYKIETDEFGNQNNYIEGHDMIVQAEEREKNRGELAGADMLNEELSHELQVEKHELEQTTQEQDPGKHMQGRMQRMMEEPEPVSAAVGVLDTDPVPVRELSQSEEDLMDVSRAEDAAASGSDFETASVTDSQEDGEAPVNVPGYLPHPQTSVVAKSATPTADSITEEPSVTGAVNPLVNFRPDRKKQLVVAEQTQRGADAEDSEQSSFQHMAGVFAAKEKVDAVPAQRGDVTTDRADEPVTETAQSSTADLNGAEVSKDQSLETAPPLPDEIAKEVAQEPVQEPVQESVQEPVQEPTAETPNNLANSTEPDGKSITAVVPTSVDAESPSKRRKLKIKKKVRRNKKTGERVVVQEVIHELDENDNIIATYSSMEEAEQQGRNVAATDASPTLETNSNNDARLFEIQSVNSSRSNTVSIEAEPPQRKKDAVEEAPKYTERVEKVAEKPKPAEATKEAEAATNAGSKSTPKTETDAEVKPKAETKSKSKSKTKPKSETDAKASTNATTTKAKTDHKKQSKTSTSTAKKNQNPNQKRSTATGRDEQRKKEGGFFGKMRKFLL; from the coding sequence ATGGCTGAGGAGTATACGTTTATGTGGGGCACTGGCCCCACTGGTGTGGTGATTACTGGGGATTTTGACGGGTGGGTCGGCACGACGCACATGGAGTTCAACGAGGGCCACCAGAAGTTCGAGGCCGTGTTGCCCGTGTCGTTCGACAGCGACGGTAGGTTTGTGTTTAAGTTTGTAGTGGATGGGGAGTGGGCCGTTAGCCAGGATTACAAAATTGAGACGGACGAATTCGGAAACCAAAACAACTACATAGAGGGCCATGACATGATTGTGCAGGCGGAAGAGCGTGAGAAGAACAGGGGGGAGCTTGCCGGTGCGGATATGCTCAATGAGGAGCTGTCTCACGAGTTGCAGGTGGAGAAGCACGAGCTGGAGCAGACCACACAGGAACAGGACCCTGGGAAGCACATGCAGGGCCGCATGCAGCGGATGATGGAGGAACCGGAGCCCGTGAGTGCCGCTGTGGGCGTGCTGGATACAGACCCGGTCCCAGTCCGCGAGCTGTCGCAGTCGGAGGAGGATTTGATGGACGTTTCGCGGGCGGAGGACGCGGCAGCCTCCGGTTCGGATTTCGAAACCGCGTCCGTGACGGACTCCCAGGAGGACGGAGAGGCCCCAGTGAACGTACCGGGCTATCTGCCACATCCACAGACGTCCGTCGTTGCCAAGTCAGCGACACCCACGGCAGACTCCATCACGGAGGAACCGTCAGTGACAGGCGCTGTAAACCCGCTGGTCAACTTCAGACCGGATAGGAAAAAGCAACTCGTTGTAGCAGAACAAACGCAGCGAGGTGCCGACGCGGAGGACAGCGAGCAGTCGAGCTTCCAGCACATGGCAGGTGTCTTTGCTGCAAAGGAAAAGGTCGATGCAGTTCCTGCGCAAAGAGGAGATGTTACCACCGACAGGGCAGACGAGCCCGTCACAGAGACCGCGCAGTCCAGCACTGCTGACTTGAATGGTGCGGAAGTGTCCAAGGACCAGAGTTTGGAAACTGCTCCACCACTCCCAGACGAAATTGCAAAAGAGGTCGCTCAGGAACCCGTGCAGGAGCCCGTGCAGGAATCCGTGCAGGAACCCGTGCAGGAACCCACTGCTGAAACGCCAAACAATTTGGCCAATTCTACAGAGCCAGATGGAAAGTCGATCACTGCAGTTGTTCCTACCTCTGTAGACGCGGAATCACCctcaaagaggaggaaattgaagatcaagaagaaggtgagaagaaacaagaaaacagGAGAAAGAGTCGTTGTCCAGGAAGTGATTCACGAACTGGACGAGAACGATAACATCATCGCTACATACTCATCCATGGAGGAGGCGGAACAGCAGGGCCGGAACGTGGCCGCCACAGACGCTAGTCCAACGCTTGAAACAAACAGTAACAACGATGCCAGATTGTTCGAAATTCAAAGCGTCAATTCCTCCAGGAGCAACACTGTAAGCATCGAGGCAGAGCCACCacagagaaagaaagacGCAGTGGAAGAAGCCCCAAAATATACTGAGCGGGTCGAAAAGGTGGCCGAGAAACCCAAGCCAGCTGAAGCCACTAAGGAAGCTGAGGCAGCGACAAATGCTGGATCCAAATCCACACCAAAAACTGAAACCGACGCGGAAGTCAAGCCTAAAGCCGAGACTAAATCCAAATCAAAGTCTAAGACCAAACCTAAATCCGAGACCGACGCAAAGGCATCGACAAATGCCACAACGACGAAGGCCAAGACGGATCACAAGAAACAGTCGAAGACCTCTACTAGCACTGCCAAAAAGAATCAAAACCCAAATCAAAAGAGGAGCACTGCGACTGGGAGAGACgaacagaggaagaaagaggGTGGATTTTTCGGTAAAATGAGGAAGTTCCTGCTATGA